In Hermetia illucens chromosome 1, iHerIll2.2.curated.20191125, whole genome shotgun sequence, one genomic interval encodes:
- the LOC119649685 gene encoding peroxidase-like, with protein sequence MAKLLIEGKIFSNLSKCVKKIRQLDYSSVIRIFTAQLEGIFKWLLVGNFIITPRGSMESKLVSFVLFSVLWQLVLCLSSSNFTIERRWCGTKELNIRCVDVSKTNCRNDKYRSMDGSCNNLRNPAIGMSITAFKRLLPADYNDRVYSLPRSVSGSKLPSARLLSYKAFGRRTIGDPYYTNLNQQWGQVVTHDTSLRMPDGLDGVNQLEVKTQKCCSAYGRYEIRNSSTPCAPIPVPNSDPYFKNYDCIDFDRSVTEKDQGCRGAGGSVPAEQLNGVTHYLDLNLIYGNSIAESRHVRELRGGFLKTSDYNQKWPPQSDRPAYMCQLGNPGDVCYEFGDPRGNQNLGLTTLSIIFLREHNRIARELAEMNRHWDDETLFQEARRINIAQYQYITYYEWNPNFYGYERMKRYKLIYETRGGEYVNDYDQCIDPRSIQEFQHATFRHFHHQIMGYYEMVTESRRVKKEALRLTRYQDKPGVLEEDLKFNKVLRGMCTQHMGLTDMNVDIEAAERFVLGSGLRGKDLKAFDIQRGRDHGIARYNNYREFCGLKRAKSWADYTDFISEKDVQLLRKLYESHEDVDLLVGGAMERHEPYSLVGPTFLCINLIQFHDVRKGDRYFFENGNQPYPFTPDQLAEIRKASAARLMCDNADIEQMQRWAFEHPRGRNSLRRCSELPKVDLRKWKDRKY encoded by the exons ATGGCTAAACTCCTAATTGAAGGGAAAATTTTCAGCAATTTATCTAAGTGTGTTAAGAAAATTAGACAATTAGACTACTCGAGTGTGATTAGAATTTTCACAGCGCAGCTCGAAGGTATATTTAAGTGGCTGCTGGTGGGAAACTTCATCATTACGCCCAGAGGCAGTATGGAGAGTAAGTTAGTGAGCTTTGTTCTATTCAGTGTATTGTGGCAGTTGGTGCTGTGCTTAAG CTCCAGCAATTTTACAATAGAAAGAAGATGGTGCGGAACAAAAGAATTAAATATTAGATGTGTCGATGTCTCAAAGACAAACTGTCGCAATGACAAATATCGTTCAATGGATGGATCCTGCAATAATCTACGCAATCCAGCGATCGGAATGTCTATTACAGC GTTCAAACGATTGCTGCCCGCGGACTATAATGATAGAGTCTATTCATTGCCACGTTCAGTTAGCGGCAGCAAATTACCAAGTGCAAGGCTTCTATCTTACAAAGCATTTGGTCGACGTACGATTGGTGATCCTTACTATACAAATCTCAATCAGCAATGGGGACAAGTTGTAACACATGACACATCGCTTCGAATGCCGGACGGTTTAGATGGTGTAAATCAGCTTGAAG TCAAAACTCAAAAATGTTGTTCTGCGTACGGTCGCTACGAAATTCGTAATTCTTCAACTCCTTGTGCTCCCATTCCTGTACCCAATAGTGATCCATACTTCAAGAATTATGATTGCATTGATTTTGATCGATCTGTTACTGAAAAGGATCAAGGATGTCGTGGAGCCGGAGGCTCAGTCCCAGCTGAACAACTTAACGGTGTCACACATTATCTGGATTTGAATCTTATTTACGGAAACAGTATTGCAGAAAGTCGACATGTGAGAGAACTCAGAGGAGGTTTCTTGAAGACCAGTGATTACAACCAAAAGTGGCCCCCACAAAGCGATAGACCAGCGTATATGTGTCAATTGGGTAATCCAGGGGACGTATGTTACGAGTTTGGCGATCCACGCGGAAACCAAAATCTTGGATTAACAACTCTTTCTATAATTTTCTTGCGAGAGCATAATCGAATTGCCCGGGAGTTGGCTGAAATGAATAGGCATTGGGATGATGAGACCTTGTTCCAAGAAGCACGTAGAATTAACATTGCTCAATATCAATATATTACTTACTATGAATGGAATCCCAACTTTTATGGTTATGAAAGAATGAAAAGATACAAACTTATTTACGAAACCCGTGGCGGTGAATATGTTAACGACTACGATCAATGTATCGATCCAAGGAGCATCCAAGAATTCCAACACGCAACGTTTAGACACTTCCACCACCAAATTATGGGATATTATGA AATGGTTACCGAGTCACGCAGAGTAAAGAAAGAAGCTTTGCGTTTAACCAGATATCAAGACAAACCGGGTGTCCTTGAAGAAGATCTCAAATTCAATAAAGTATTGCGTGGAATGTGCACTCAACACATGGGTTTAACTGACATGAATGTTGACATTGAA GCTGCGGAACGGTTTGTCCTTGGTTCAGGTTTACGAGGCAAAGATTTGAAAGCGTTTGATATTCAACGTGGTCGAGATCATGGAATAGCAAGATATAATAACTACAGGGAATTTTGTGGTTTGAAAAGAGCAAAGAGCTGGGCTGATTACACAGATTTCATTTCAGAAAAG GATGTTCAACTTTTACGTAAGCTTTATGAATCTCACGAGGATGTCGACTTGCTCGTAGGTGGTGCTATGGAACGACACGAACCCTATTCGTTGGTTGGACCTACATTCTTATGTATCAATCTAATTCAATTCCACGATGTCAGGAAGGGTGACAGATACTTTTTCGAAAATGGAAATCAACCCTACCCCTTCACTCCAG ACCAATTAGCGGAAATCCGAAAGGCTAGTGCTGCTCGTTTGATGTGTGATAATGCGGACATTGAGCAAATGCAACGGTGGGCATTTGAACATCCACGTGGAAG GAATAGTCTGAGGAGATGTTCAGAATTACCTAAAGTTGATTTGCGCAAATGGAAGGACCGAAAATATTAA